Proteins encoded by one window of Mustelus asterias chromosome 9, sMusAst1.hap1.1, whole genome shotgun sequence:
- the LOC144499120 gene encoding dolichyl-diphosphooligosaccharide--protein glycosyltransferase subunit 4-like, producing the protein MIIDVQLAIFANMLWVSLFLLVVLYHYVAIKNPKRLE; encoded by the coding sequence ATGATCATAGATGTACAGCTAGCAATCTTTGCCAACATGCTGTGGGTATCCCTTTTCCTCCTTGTTGTCCTGTACCATTATGTCGCTATTAAAAACCCCAAGAGGTTGGAGTAA